The Vannielia litorea genome segment GCTCATCGGTTTGGGGGCCTTGTCGAAGCGGCGGATCAGCTCGGCGGTATGCGCCTCGCTGCCCTCGATCCAGACCATCAGGCACTGGCGGCTGAGTTCGCTTAGCAGCGGATCGGCCATATCCTCCGGGTCCACCCATTCGCAGATCGAGCCGCCGGTGTCGCAGATGAAATGCGGGTAGCCATAGAGCGCCTCGGCCCGTTCGATGAAATAGCCCGTGTCCATCAGCGCCCGCTCCTCGGCTTCGCGGAACTGGGCCTGGCGGCGGGTGTATTCGGTCATCTCCATGCCGCCCTTCTCGGGGCTGCCCGGCTTGCCGAGGTAGGTGGAGACGGGGCTGAGGTTGTGGAAGGTGATGTTGGAGCCGATGTAGATGGAATCCGTCATCAGCAGCTCGCGCAGGAACGGCACTTTCATCGCCTCGCGCTTGGCGTTGTCGGCGATGCGCTCGCCCATGTAGCGGGTGCCGATGCGGTAATCGATCGAGTAGTGGAACCATGCT includes the following:
- a CDS encoding ATPase; the protein is MIYNTAADWTAAAQKRVLLFGMSGLGKTHLSQLLRDSGAWFHYSIDYRIGTRYMGERIADNAKREAMKVPFLRELLMTDSIYIGSNITFHNLSPVSTYLGKPGSPEKGGMEMTEYTRRQAQFREAEERALMDTGYFIERAEALYGYPHFICDTGGSICEWVDPEDMADPLLSELSRQCLMVWIEGSEAHTAELIRRFDKAPKPMSYRPDFLARVWAEYLSENNISEADVDPDAFIRFTYSKALAHRQPLYEAMARNWGVSITADEAKAVNSEEAFNQLIARALERKHQPT